The DNA segment GCTTCCGCGCCGCCCGCGCGCCTGCTGGAGGTGCCCGCGGCGCCGCCCCGCGTGGTGGAAGCCTCGGCCCTGCTGTGCAATGCCCAGCACCTGGCGGCCGCCCCGCCGTCCGCGGCCCCCGCCACGCTGTCGGGGCCGCAGGTGGACGGCACCGGCGGGGAGCTGGCCTGGGACTCCCCGCTGCAGCGCGTCCTGGCCGAGCTGAACCGCATCCCCAGCAGCCGGCGGCGGGCAGCGCGCCTCTTCGAGTGGCTCATCTCGCCCATGCCGCCGGACCATTTCTACCGGCGCCTGTGGGAGCGGGAGGCGGTGCTCGTGCGGCGGCAGGACCACGCCTACTATCAGGGGCTTTTCTCCACCGCGGACCTGGACTCCATGCTGCGCCACGAGGAGGTGCAGTTCGGGCAGCACTTGGACGCCGCTCGCTACATCAACGGGCGGCGCGAGACCCTGAACCCACCCGGCCGcgcgctccccgccgccgcctGGTCCTTGTACCAGGCCGGCTGCTCCCTGCGCCTTCTCTGTCCGCAGGCTTTTTCGACCACCGTGTGGCAGTTTCTGGCTGTGCTCCAGGAGCAGTTTGGAAGCATGGCGGGCTCCAACATTTACCTCACGCCCCCCAACTCGCAGGGCTTTGCTCCCCACTACGACGACATCGAGGCTTTTGTGCTGCAGCTGGAAGGTCGGAAACTCTGGCGTGTGTACCGACCCCGGGTCCCGACTGAGGAGCTGGCTCTGACATCCAGTCCCAACTTCAGCCAGGACGACCTCGGTGAGCCTGTGCTGCAGACTGTGCTGGAACCTGGAGATTTGCTCTATTTTCCCCGGGGCTTCATTCACCAAGCCGAATGCCAGGATGGTGTGCACTCTCTGCACCTCACCTTATCCACGTACCAGCGCAATACCTGGGGCGACTTCCTGGAGGCGGTACTGCCTCTGGCAGTGCAGGCTGCAATGGAAGAAAACGTGGAGTTCCGAAGGGGTCTCCCCCGAGACTTCATGGATTACATGGGAGCCCAGCATTCGGATTCTAAGGATCCACGAAGAACGGCTTTTATGGAGAAGGTGCGAGTCCTGGTTGCCCGCTTGGGACACTTTGCCCCTG comes from the Canis aureus isolate CA01 chromosome 9, VMU_Caureus_v.1.0, whole genome shotgun sequence genome and includes:
- the RIOX1 gene encoding ribosomal oxygenase 1, with the protein product MDGLRASGGLLRRGRLRRRRQPQPHSGSVLALPLRPRKIRRQLRRSVASRMAALRAQTLPSEDSEDSRVESTVEDAGDPLPGGAAAIPDAARREPYGHLGPAELREASPAARSLQTPRALVEAQTPPARLVEGPTPPARLVEAPALSARLVPASAPPARLLEVPAAPPRVVEASALLCNAQHLAAAPPSAAPATLSGPQVDGTGGELAWDSPLQRVLAELNRIPSSRRRAARLFEWLISPMPPDHFYRRLWEREAVLVRRQDHAYYQGLFSTADLDSMLRHEEVQFGQHLDAARYINGRRETLNPPGRALPAAAWSLYQAGCSLRLLCPQAFSTTVWQFLAVLQEQFGSMAGSNIYLTPPNSQGFAPHYDDIEAFVLQLEGRKLWRVYRPRVPTEELALTSSPNFSQDDLGEPVLQTVLEPGDLLYFPRGFIHQAECQDGVHSLHLTLSTYQRNTWGDFLEAVLPLAVQAAMEENVEFRRGLPRDFMDYMGAQHSDSKDPRRTAFMEKVRVLVARLGHFAPVDAVADQRAKDFIHDSLPPVLTDREKALSVYGLPIRWEAGEPVNVGAQLTTETEVHMLQDGIARLVGEGGHLFLYYTVENSRVYHLEEPKCLEIYPQQADAMELLLRSYPEFVRVGDLPCDTVEDQLSLATMLYDKGLLLTKMPLT